A region from the Methylovorus glucosotrophus genome encodes:
- a CDS encoding alginate export family protein, whose product MWPPAKNNLALAGVLGSLITACPAFADDYVTPLDLKTGKVLVLPEDSALAEDATTGHPSRHPPPYTLLRYTERYSYLAEPGYARDGLDSLKYIPLTPNNPESYLSLGGEVRERYESYHNQGFGVSGPKQNDYGLQRLLLHADLHFNERLRVFAQGISSVQFGGEFKSPINQNPLDLQQAFVDYTWGEPTPNGERLTLRGGRFSMAYGSSRLVATRAAPNTPLKFDGVQLIASAGGKTKLYAFAVRPVEEQRYRPDAANEEQTFYGVYASRPLTPELSADLYYLGFRDEKSAYVDASGLENRHSIGSRWFGKSGNWDYDIEPVYQFGHVDNQDIRAWTLANDIGYTFLQHPWQPRLGLKLDIASGDRHQGDGTVGTFNPLFFKAGYFNDASLLRPANIKDLHVSLQTQPLENLTATLGVDAIWRFSKEDAVYATNGAVSLPANVQGMYVGTTAEGSLQWKASRHMVATLSYVHLYASSYVKNAGGGDVDYVATWLSFLW is encoded by the coding sequence ATGTGGCCGCCAGCAAAAAATAACCTGGCGCTCGCCGGCGTGCTCGGCAGCCTGATCACGGCCTGCCCGGCTTTCGCGGATGACTACGTGACACCCTTGGACCTCAAAACCGGGAAGGTACTGGTATTGCCCGAGGATTCAGCCTTGGCAGAGGATGCCACCACCGGGCATCCCAGCCGCCATCCACCACCGTATACCTTGTTGCGTTATACCGAGCGCTATTCCTATCTGGCAGAACCGGGCTATGCCCGTGATGGGCTGGATTCGCTTAAATATATTCCCCTTACGCCGAACAATCCTGAGAGCTATCTAAGCCTGGGCGGCGAGGTACGCGAGCGCTATGAGAGCTACCATAACCAGGGGTTCGGGGTTTCTGGCCCCAAGCAGAATGACTACGGTTTACAGCGCCTGCTGTTGCACGCGGACCTGCACTTCAACGAACGCTTGCGCGTGTTTGCCCAAGGGATTTCCAGCGTGCAGTTTGGTGGCGAATTCAAGAGTCCGATCAACCAGAATCCGCTAGACCTGCAACAGGCGTTTGTCGATTACACCTGGGGCGAACCTACCCCCAATGGAGAGCGCCTGACCTTGCGTGGCGGGCGATTTTCCATGGCATATGGCTCAAGCCGATTAGTTGCCACGCGAGCTGCTCCCAATACTCCGCTCAAATTTGATGGTGTGCAGCTAATCGCCTCGGCGGGCGGTAAAACCAAACTGTATGCCTTTGCGGTCCGCCCGGTAGAAGAGCAGCGCTACCGGCCAGATGCGGCAAATGAAGAGCAGACGTTTTATGGCGTGTATGCATCCCGCCCCCTGACTCCCGAACTTAGCGCAGATCTTTATTATCTGGGCTTTCGCGATGAAAAAAGCGCCTATGTGGATGCCAGCGGCCTCGAAAACCGCCATTCCATAGGTAGCCGCTGGTTTGGCAAAAGCGGCAATTGGGACTATGACATCGAGCCCGTCTACCAGTTTGGGCACGTAGACAACCAGGATATACGGGCCTGGACATTGGCAAACGACATTGGCTACACTTTCCTGCAGCATCCCTGGCAGCCCAGGCTGGGACTCAAGCTGGATATCGCCAGTGGCGATCGCCACCAGGGCGATGGTACGGTTGGCACCTTCAATCCGCTTTTTTTCAAGGCAGGGTATTTCAATGATGCCAGCTTGCTGCGACCCGCCAATATCAAGGATCTGCATGTCTCCTTGCAAACCCAGCCCCTGGAAAACCTTACCGCCACTCTGGGCGTCGATGCGATCTGGCGCTTCAGCAAGGAAGACGCGGTATATGCCACCAATGGCGCCGTCAGTCTGCCCGCCAATGTACAAGGCATGTATGTGGGCACCACGGCAGAAGGCTCATTGCAATGGAAGGCCAGCCGCCATATGGTCGCCACGCTGTCTTATGTACATCTTTATGCCAGCAGTTATGTGAAAAATGCAGGGGGTGGCGATGTGGATTATGTGGCGACGTGGCTCAGTTTTTTATGGTGA
- a CDS encoding M17 family peptidase N-terminal domain-containing protein — protein MPIFRLAPLAACLFSSLFTLNVFADTPQTSFPSPHGVTVTVKQIGPVTQTTDLQIITLLKHNPQGDQYIEAMQDFNDKQGGLLQALRERGDFIGELGETFLYTPPGQSITPRQVLLIGVGDEKSLSLESLRLAGRIAIREAVRLNAHHVSFAPTLRDQGSSVIEVGAGDAAVVEEGLLAYDTEKRLQAQGLAPAFDIQEWVIEAGPKYYQSVNTQIDRAIQQVSLTLQKKGTEPYVAASKK, from the coding sequence ATGCCTATTTTTCGACTTGCCCCGCTCGCGGCCTGCCTTTTCAGCAGCCTGTTCACCCTGAACGTATTTGCCGATACACCGCAGACTTCCTTCCCCTCACCCCATGGCGTGACCGTGACGGTCAAGCAGATAGGCCCGGTTACGCAGACTACCGATCTGCAAATCATTACCTTGCTGAAGCATAACCCGCAAGGCGATCAATATATTGAAGCCATGCAGGATTTCAATGACAAGCAGGGCGGTCTGCTACAGGCGCTGCGTGAGCGTGGCGATTTTATTGGTGAACTTGGAGAAACCTTTTTGTATACGCCACCAGGCCAATCCATCACGCCCAGGCAAGTGCTGCTGATCGGCGTGGGCGATGAGAAGAGCCTTTCGCTGGAAAGCTTGCGCCTGGCTGGGCGCATTGCCATTCGTGAAGCCGTACGCCTGAATGCCCATCATGTGTCATTTGCCCCCACGCTACGTGATCAAGGCAGCAGCGTGATTGAAGTTGGCGCAGGCGATGCTGCGGTGGTGGAAGAGGGGCTCCTGGCTTATGACACGGAGAAGCGCTTGCAGGCGCAAGGACTGGCTCCCGCCTTTGACATTCAGGAATGGGTGATCGAAGCAGGCCCCAAATACTATCAAAGCGTGAATACGCAAATTGACCGTGCAATCCAGCAGGTAAGCCTAACCCTTCAGAAAAAGGGCACTGAACCTTATGTGGCCGCCAGCAAAAAATAA
- a CDS encoding DUF1427 family protein, translating into METLLLGIVLGLAIGFGCRWFDIPLPSPPNLVGALLVVSMTLGFLTANTLLAPSPANVHASHGASTLLAGLKASAH; encoded by the coding sequence ATGGAAACCCTATTACTCGGCATTGTCCTCGGACTGGCGATTGGCTTTGGCTGCAGGTGGTTTGATATTCCGCTGCCTTCGCCACCCAATCTGGTGGGCGCGCTCCTGGTTGTATCCATGACCCTGGGCTTTCTCACTGCCAACACCTTGCTTGCGCCATCGCCAGCGAATGTACACGCCAGCCACGGCGCTTCAACGCTCCTTGCTGGATTGAAAGCCAGCGCTCACTAA
- a CDS encoding DUF1427 family protein, translating into MIKIVLGLVLGFGIGFFCRWAGVPVPAPPVLAGALLVLAMTIGFLLADNIAQHRKSTTRHLCGGPTGKPASADDKESA; encoded by the coding sequence ATGATTAAGATTGTGCTGGGTTTGGTGCTGGGGTTTGGCATAGGCTTTTTCTGTCGCTGGGCAGGCGTCCCAGTACCAGCGCCACCGGTGCTGGCCGGCGCCTTGCTGGTGCTGGCCATGACCATCGGCTTTTTGCTGGCAGACAATATCGCACAACATCGCAAAAGCACTACCCGCCATTTGTGCGGCGGCCCAACTGGCAAGCCGGCTTCGGCAGATGACAAGGAGAGTGCTTGA
- a CDS encoding MFS transporter → MTTPQTQATAASAFAPFKYRIFTVLWMATLISNIGTWMFNVTSGWIMTELSPSPFMVSLVQVATALPIFIFALPAGALGDIFDRRKLLLVTQIASAAALFVFAAILWAGHVSAWGLLLFTFFTGAGSAFAMPAWQAIVPRLVAKEALQPAIALNGVSVNIARAIGPALGGFILVAAGATATVLFDAVTYLFVAAALLWWRASAGKTDTLPREHMVGAMRAGLRFSLRSQALRSTIIRALAFFTFASAYWALLPLIAKELLHGGPGLYGIILTALGAGAVAGTFLIGKLRKQLGANAVVALGTLGTALAMGFFAYGGNATLGVLAGVLAGLSWIMVISSLNVSAQTALPDWVRARGLAIFQMMFWGAMTAGSLLWGKLAMSLGLPHALVLAAAISLLCIPLTWRFKLNLGEHDDFVPSGHWPEPVLSTPVAHDRGPVLVSIEYHIRQEDSHAMHHLMRELGALRRRDGAVHWGVFEDVARPGTFIEIFIEESWVAHMRQHLRVSGTHKQLQEKIRALHQGDAAPIVRHAVTPEHGADSIHLPEDHHD, encoded by the coding sequence ATGACAACTCCCCAGACTCAGGCCACGGCCGCCTCCGCATTTGCCCCATTCAAATACCGTATTTTCACGGTGTTATGGATGGCAACCCTCATCTCCAACATCGGCACCTGGATGTTCAACGTCACCTCCGGCTGGATCATGACCGAGCTTTCACCATCGCCATTCATGGTGTCGCTGGTGCAGGTGGCCACGGCCTTGCCCATCTTTATCTTTGCCCTGCCGGCTGGCGCACTGGGCGATATTTTTGATCGTCGCAAATTGCTGCTCGTCACCCAGATTGCCTCTGCAGCAGCATTGTTCGTCTTTGCGGCCATCTTGTGGGCAGGCCATGTAAGCGCATGGGGCTTGCTGTTGTTCACCTTTTTCACCGGCGCGGGCTCGGCCTTTGCCATGCCGGCCTGGCAGGCGATTGTGCCACGCCTGGTCGCTAAGGAAGCCCTGCAACCAGCCATCGCGCTGAATGGGGTAAGCGTCAATATTGCCCGGGCGATTGGTCCGGCATTGGGTGGGTTTATTCTGGTGGCCGCGGGGGCGACGGCCACCGTACTGTTTGATGCCGTTACCTATCTTTTTGTCGCCGCAGCCCTGCTGTGGTGGCGAGCCAGTGCAGGGAAAACCGACACCTTGCCACGCGAGCACATGGTAGGAGCCATGCGTGCTGGACTGCGTTTCTCCCTGCGCAGCCAGGCCTTGCGCAGCACCATTATTCGCGCGCTGGCCTTTTTCACGTTTGCTTCGGCATATTGGGCTTTGCTTCCGCTCATCGCCAAAGAGCTTCTGCATGGGGGGCCCGGCCTTTACGGCATCATCCTGACCGCGCTCGGCGCGGGTGCCGTAGCTGGCACTTTCCTTATCGGCAAATTGCGCAAGCAGTTGGGTGCCAATGCCGTGGTCGCTCTGGGTACGCTCGGAACCGCGCTCGCCATGGGATTCTTCGCCTATGGCGGTAACGCTACTCTGGGCGTACTGGCAGGCGTACTCGCCGGATTGTCATGGATCATGGTGATTTCATCGCTGAATGTATCTGCACAAACCGCGCTGCCAGACTGGGTAAGGGCTCGCGGGCTGGCCATTTTCCAGATGATGTTCTGGGGTGCGATGACGGCGGGATCCTTGCTCTGGGGCAAACTTGCCATGAGCCTGGGGTTGCCCCACGCGCTGGTATTGGCTGCCGCCATTTCCCTGCTTTGCATCCCCCTGACCTGGCGCTTCAAGCTCAACCTGGGGGAGCATGACGATTTCGTACCATCCGGCCATTGGCCAGAACCCGTGCTATCAACCCCGGTGGCGCATGACCGTGGGCCAGTGCTGGTCAGCATTGAGTATCACATTCGCCAGGAAGACAGCCATGCCATGCATCACCTGATGCGCGAGCTGGGCGCCTTGCGTCGACGCGATGGTGCGGTGCATTGGGGCGTGTTTGAAGATGTGGCGCGCCCCGGCACGTTTATCGAGATTTTCATTGAAGAATCCTGGGTAGCGCACATGCGCCAGCATTTGCGCGTATCCGGCACGCACAAGCAATTACAGGAAAAAATTCGCGCCTTGCATCAGGGCGATGCCGCGCCCATCGTGCGTCATGCGGTAACGCCAGAGCATGGGGCAGATAGCATTCACTTGCCGGAGGATCATCATGATTAA
- a CDS encoding amidohydrolase, translating to MSIAYADIVLYNGRITTLHAEQPETSAIALAAGKVLAIGSDQEMHAHAGPDTVIINLAGRRVLPGLNDSHLHLIRGGLNYNMELRWEGVGSVQDALAMLRLQAARTPAPQWVRVVGGWSEFQFKERRMPTLAEINAAAPDTPVFILHLYDRALLNAAALRAAGITKETPDPAGGRIERDARGNPTGMLIAEPNAMILYSTLAKGPKLPLEDQINSTRHFMRELNRLGVTSCIDAGGGFQNYPEDYQVIDQLHAEGKMTLRIAYNLFTQNKGGELADFQKWSGMVTPYSGDSYLRHNGAGEMLAFSAADFEDFLQPRPEMASHMEQDLGEVVRFLVEKRWPFRLHATYDETIGRALDVFESIDRDTRFGDLRWFFDHAETVSSKNLERIKRLGGGVAIQHRMAFQGEYFVDRYGKKAAEHTPPIRKMLELGVPVGGGTDATRVASFNPWVSLYWLVTGKTLGGLALYGESNCLEREEALRLWTSGSAYKSHEESVKGTLAPGMYADLTVLSADFMTIPDEAIKAITSVMTIVGGKIVYAAGDYQQHDAPLPPASPDWSPVRYFGGHQTPDTHYATHSACASPGCSVHGHAHHHGHDGKLSRWLGLDQDSQRPSFDNPWAIGCGCFAY from the coding sequence ATGTCGATCGCCTATGCTGACATCGTTTTATATAACGGCCGCATCACCACACTCCATGCAGAACAGCCCGAGACCAGTGCGATCGCCCTCGCCGCAGGCAAAGTGCTCGCTATCGGCAGCGACCAGGAAATGCACGCTCATGCCGGCCCAGACACGGTGATCATCAATCTGGCCGGCAGGCGCGTCTTGCCCGGGCTCAATGATTCGCACCTACATCTGATCCGTGGTGGCCTTAATTACAACATGGAACTGCGCTGGGAAGGCGTGGGCAGCGTGCAGGATGCGCTAGCCATGCTGCGACTTCAGGCGGCACGCACACCAGCACCGCAATGGGTAAGAGTGGTTGGCGGCTGGAGCGAGTTTCAGTTCAAGGAAAGACGCATGCCCACGCTGGCGGAGATCAACGCCGCCGCGCCTGATACCCCCGTTTTCATTCTGCACCTGTATGACCGCGCCCTGCTGAATGCCGCTGCATTGCGGGCAGCGGGGATTACAAAGGAGACACCGGACCCGGCAGGTGGCCGCATTGAGCGTGATGCCAGAGGCAATCCCACCGGCATGCTGATTGCCGAGCCGAATGCCATGATCCTTTATTCCACGTTGGCAAAAGGCCCGAAATTGCCGCTCGAGGATCAGATCAATTCCACTCGCCATTTCATGCGCGAGTTGAACCGGCTGGGTGTTACCAGCTGCATTGACGCGGGCGGGGGCTTTCAGAATTATCCGGAAGACTATCAGGTAATCGATCAGCTGCATGCCGAGGGAAAAATGACGTTGCGCATTGCCTACAACCTGTTTACCCAGAACAAGGGCGGCGAGCTGGCAGATTTCCAGAAATGGAGCGGCATGGTGACGCCATACAGCGGCGACAGCTATCTGCGACATAACGGCGCAGGCGAGATGCTGGCATTTTCTGCTGCCGACTTTGAGGACTTTTTGCAGCCGCGACCCGAGATGGCATCGCACATGGAACAGGACCTGGGCGAGGTGGTGCGCTTTCTGGTGGAAAAACGCTGGCCATTCCGCCTGCACGCGACTTACGACGAAACCATCGGTCGCGCACTGGATGTGTTTGAGTCGATAGACCGAGACACGCGCTTTGGCGATTTGCGCTGGTTTTTCGACCACGCCGAAACCGTCTCGAGTAAAAACCTGGAACGGATCAAGCGTCTGGGGGGCGGCGTAGCCATCCAACACCGCATGGCCTTTCAGGGCGAATATTTTGTGGATCGCTACGGTAAAAAAGCGGCCGAGCACACTCCGCCTATCCGCAAGATGCTGGAACTCGGGGTACCCGTTGGCGGCGGCACCGATGCCACCCGTGTGGCCAGCTTCAACCCCTGGGTATCGCTTTACTGGCTGGTCACAGGCAAGACGCTGGGCGGCCTCGCGCTTTATGGCGAAAGCAATTGCCTGGAGCGTGAGGAGGCACTAAGACTGTGGACCAGCGGCAGTGCCTACAAATCGCATGAAGAATCCGTGAAAGGAACGCTCGCCCCCGGCATGTATGCCGACCTCACGGTACTGTCCGCCGACTTCATGACGATTCCTGATGAAGCCATCAAGGCGATTACCTCGGTCATGACCATCGTCGGCGGCAAGATTGTCTACGCGGCGGGCGATTATCAGCAGCATGATGCGCCACTGCCCCCGGCGAGTCCCGACTGGTCTCCCGTGCGCTACTTTGGCGGCCACCAGACACCGGACACGCACTATGCCACTCACTCAGCATGCGCTTCTCCAGGCTGCTCAGTACACGGCCATGCTCATCATCATGGTCACGATGGAAAACTTTCCCGCTGGCTGGGGCTGGACCAGGATAGTCAGCGCCCCAGTTTCGATAACCCCTGGGCCATTGGCTGTGGCTGCTTTGCTTACTAG
- a CDS encoding hydrolase gives MSAATEKLITPDNCVFVFIDHQPQMSFGVTNIDRQLLKNNTVAIAKAAKLFNIPTILTAVETESFSGYIWPELMDVLQQDPIERTSMNSWEDPKFIEALKKTGRKKLVIAALWTEACLVFPTLCALAEGYEVLMVTDASGGTSVEAHNAAIRRCESHGAESITSIQVLLELQRDWARKETYVGTTDIAREHFGAYGMGIDYAASLLHDYGQRAKYPHKVVK, from the coding sequence ATGTCAGCAGCAACCGAAAAACTGATCACCCCGGACAATTGCGTCTTTGTCTTTATCGATCATCAGCCACAAATGTCATTTGGCGTAACCAATATTGACCGCCAACTGTTGAAAAACAATACGGTTGCCATTGCCAAAGCGGCCAAGCTGTTCAATATCCCCACCATCCTCACCGCGGTGGAAACCGAGTCTTTCAGCGGTTACATCTGGCCAGAACTGATGGATGTGCTGCAACAAGATCCCATTGAACGCACCAGCATGAATAGCTGGGAAGACCCGAAATTTATCGAGGCTCTCAAAAAAACCGGCCGCAAGAAACTGGTAATTGCCGCGTTATGGACCGAAGCCTGCCTGGTATTCCCTACCTTGTGTGCGCTGGCTGAGGGCTACGAAGTGCTCATGGTCACCGACGCATCCGGTGGCACTTCGGTAGAAGCACACAATGCCGCGATTCGTCGCTGTGAAAGCCATGGCGCCGAATCCATTACCTCTATCCAGGTATTGCTCGAACTGCAACGCGACTGGGCACGCAAAGAAACCTATGTCGGCACAACCGATATCGCCCGCGAGCACTTTGGCGCCTATGGCATGGGTATCGACTATGCCGCCAGCCTGCTGCATGACTATGGTCAACGTGCGAAATACCCGCACAAGGTTGTGAAGTAA